A region of the Marmota flaviventris isolate mMarFla1 chromosome 3, mMarFla1.hap1, whole genome shotgun sequence genome:
AAAATGACTCACAAGGAAAATTGAATGGTGTGTTAATGGATATAAACTATAAATCCATGTAAGAACAAAAGATGTGGAATACAAGTTTTGGAGAACACAAACAAATAGAACTACTAAACATCTGTGGAACCCTACACTATACAACTGTATAATACAGAGAAAAACACACCCACTAAAATCACTGTCAGACATGAtgaatttgattttcaattttcaattgaaaatcaaaatcaaaagtcTATctagaaaaattccaaaatacgTATACTTCTAAATGTTCTATGGGTTAATGGAGGAATTAtaaaacacattataataaaacattataattaCATGCCACATAGAATTCATGAAATGGTGAAATCAGTTAAAATGTGTAAGGAACTATAAATTCTAATATAAAATCAAGAGAACCGACAATAATTGTTAAACTCAAAATTTTCAGAACTGTATAAATTAACCACTGCTTATAGAATTCTAGAAAgtgggctttctttctttttgtttttttttttccttcaagaaatGGATTGACCTGGATAAAAGCAGTAACTTTGTGGGATTTAAGACCCATTACTGAGATAACAGAATAGGAAACTGCACACAATAAAGAACAAAGACAGAGAACAAGTTCAAAAATTTCCAAGGCAAATAATTAAAACacatagccaaaaaaaaaaaaaaagtgggatagGAGGGAAAACTGTATTTCCAGAACTACTATTATTTTGACCATCCAGTTTCTGATTTTGGATGGGGTGTATGCAAAGAATCAAACCACTGTGGCctagacacaagaaaaaaataatcaatgcaCCTATCTATGTGGATGGCTAAATGTTGATCTTGAACATACTAGAAAAATATGTTAGCTATTTTAAGTAATTTCAAACAGCAAAAGGAAATCATGTATAAATAACTAATGGAAAGTATTGTAATGATATCTCCTGAGagaaaatatatcaattaaaGTATAGAAATGACAAAAAGACATAAATTATGGATTTGAAAAATATGCTAactgaaattaaatattcattggaGAGGCACAAGAAAGGATTTGAGCAgacagaagaaagatcagtggactTGGAAACATATCAGTTGAGATGatatgaggaagagaaagaaaaaaaagaattaagaaaaatgaacagagctTCAGAAACCTGGGAGACACTATCAATGTATATTACACAAATACATAATGAGAATACCAGAAGGAATCAATGGAGTTAAAGGGgcaggaaaatatttgaagaattaataaccctaaactttccaaatttgataaacaaaccaacaaatatGAATTCACACATTCAGGAAGCTCTATGAACTCCAAGtaatataaacataaagaaatacaCTCAGACACATGATAAGCAAACAGtcataaaaaaaatcttggaaaaaaaacaggaagaggtATCATCCTACACAAGGAAGCCTCAATAAGATTAATAACTCATTTTTCATCAGAGATCATTAAGGTCAAAAGGTGATGGGCCAAATGCATTGTGTTGAAAGAAACTGTCAAccaaaaattctataaaaaaattaagagagtTGAATAATGATTgcctattttagaaatatttgattAGGTAGCATGTACAGCTATGTGTCAGAAttctaaaggtaattttatgaGGCTTTTGGTAGTGATAGTGACTCTGTTCTTCCTTAATgctaaatttatttcaataataaatattttctttgaaaaaatagaaaataaagaaacctTGCATAATATATCAAGAAATGATACAATATAACTTTTCCAAATATTCTATATgaattctgtatattttatttctaggtatagaaagcataaataaaatgtaatatttctaTTCAGCAGCTAAGTagtttcttttcagtattgaaaatattctatagaaGTAATTTCCTAGTATTTTATAACATCAGAACCACCACAGTTACCTGTGAGCTTAAATGAAATTTGTAGAGCTGGTCTTTCTGCCTAATATGGCTGTAATTATCAGCGAAGGTCAGTACATCTGGATTGCCATTTTTCACTTGGTAAATTATATGCTCAAATCTTGCTGAAGATTCCAGTGGTTCAATTCCATAGCTGATATTTTCAAACTGCAGAAATCCTCTGAATAAAagcaataattatattttttttttaaaaatgatcccaTCAAAGCTATATCTGAGATGTtgtgagaaatttttaaaaaatcatagtaaAGCACATGTTTTAAACagactttcttttcctctttggtttTTGAAATCTACCACTAGTTAACAGATACCAAATCTGCTTTGATTTTTCTCAGAGTTTAAAGAAGTAAATGagtgaagaatattttataatttctgaatAACAACTGCATTCATTCAAGATATATTAACTAGGGTCAAATCCTGCCAGGAATCAAGATATTCACTgagaatttcaagaaaaaaaaatcttgttcttACAGAGGTGAAAGTAATGGATAGCAGATACACAGAATGGAAATCTAAAGAGATGCATTTCTATGAAAATCATGTTCAGACAGCGCCAGTTTTTCACACTGACGTGAGTAAATACTGGAAATCAGGTGGATAACATGAAAAAGAAGGTTTTTTTTCTCTACTCTAGACCTTTCTTCCTCTGATAAATCTATAAGTAAGTTTTCCAGCATCAGTGATGAAAATAACCTATTTGTACGTTTTGCCTATTAAGTATCTTCTTGTTAACTTATGTCTGTTAATAAACTGAGGTCATATTGTATGTGcctattatatttaaataactaaggatatttttaaaatctgatataaTGATAGAGACCACAACAACAATATTTAGAGGGATAttgtaaagttttcttttttgaaaagtataCATTTCTGCCCAGTGTCCTGGAAATGTCTCCGTTCAGGGCTCCCTGGACTGAATGCATTTGATTGAAACACTTAGATATTAACATTAAGACAAATCAAAGAAAGACCATGTTAAAAGAAAGTTTCATATTCTTCCTGATTTGTGTCCACTAGCCACTGAGTTTCATTTTAAAGTGAATCCTACTTCCTTGCTATACAAATATTCTCTAAGATGCTCTAACCTGAGGCCAGAGCAGACACTGAGTGTCACAACAGAATGTGGAGATTCTGCAACATATCCTTGGTAATGGCAATGCatctgaaaaacaatttaaacagtTAAATACATGAAttctttctgaataaaataaGGTACTATCAAACATTTCAGAAGACTaaagatattaaaacatttttaataattagaGCATAAATTATACAGAATTATTAATGTAAATGCTTAGGTAAAAAGACATTTGACAACTATCTTCATACCATATGCATATCCATGAGTATTCCTTTGTACCTGGGTTTTATCTTTATCACATGACATTTCCATGTACAACTGTAAACCCTATAACAGGTCAGAGTTATACAGAATAAaacatttgagggctggggttgtggctcagtggtagagtgcttgcctagcacatgtgaggcactgggttcaatcctcagcaccacataaagatatacaaataaagatattgtgtctatctacaactaaaaaaaataaaaaaaaaaacatttgtatcAAACTGTCAATATGGGGCTGGGTAtctggctcaggggtagagtggcTTTCTAGCAGGTCCATggatggccctgggttcagttctagcaccagggaggggaaaaaaacctgTCAGCACAGAACAGAATATCCTAAAGGTAATGATATGTTCATTTCAACAGAAACATATGATAATAAAAGTCTAAGACATCTGACTCTTACCATAACATATGAAGACTCAGATTGCAAAGATCCCGTTTCACTATATGTATAAACCAAAATATTCTGGGACAGGAATGAACTAAAAGCAAATCAACAAATAAAGTTTAAGTCATGAATTCAGTACAAATATACACattagaaaacataaatattgaGTGTACACTtttcaaacaataacaaaatttgaTTAGAGTAATTTTAGTGTAGCACCATAGTTGAAATTCAGAGAACTGGTGAATCAGAGAAGTCAGGCTTTCTGAACAGTGATGTAGACTGTGACTCCTCTATTTAAGACATTTTCATTTGtgtcagaatatattttaattcaacagatatttattactGTACCTGCTGTATGACAGGCCCTCTTGTGCAACCAAGTCTCTGGTCTTTATGACGGTCAGAGACACATACTTCTAGCATGTTATATGACAATAAATACGGCCTTGGTGTTGTGTAGGGATTAAAAGATTGGCATGGAAAGGCCTGCTGAAAAGATGGTTACCTATGTGAAGAACAAGCTATGtggattttcataaaaatgttattccAGATAGAGTTAAGATCAAACGCAAGGACCTAGAGGCACAGATATGCTTATGTAAACAAAGAACAAATATGGGCAATGCATCTGGAATAGAGTGTGGAAAGAAGAGATATTAAGATGATGTAGTATCACAGAGTTGAGAAAGCTTTGGAGGATTTGGGCAGAGGAAGATAGTAGCAGAGCAACATTGTAATGGAAACAGTGCTGTGTTGGGAATAATTTACATGGCACAtacacagaagcagagagaccaGCTTCAAGGCAACTACTGCTATCTTGGCCAGACATGATGGTGGCTTGAACAAGGACAGTAGTAGTGGTGGAGGTTCGATGCTGGATATATTTTGAGATCACCTGTGGTTAAATAGTCCACTGAAcccaagggaaaataaaagaaaaaagatatccATGGTTGACTCcaatgtggtgttttttttttttaattcttccttcatatttctttctttttttctgagaaaatgaaagagatgAGTTGCCATTCACTGAGATgattatgagaaatataaatttgggaagaggaaaataaattcattttcaatatATTACTGATGTGAATCCTAATAAACATTCATTATCAAATAGTCAAATAAATGACTATGGTGTTCACAGGAGAAGAATAAGTTAAGAATATAAATCTGGGAATATCTAACACATAGGTGGCATTTAAAGTCACAAGACTGAACTAAATAATTAGATggttaaatatagattttttaaaaaagaatacttcaCCTTGAAGTATTCTAAGATTAAACAGATGAGGAGGAATCTACAaaggagagagatagatagagacAAATAGAAGGAATAATAATCATAGTAGGAGCCAAACAAGTACCAAAAGTTTGTGGTTATTTGCAAGATGAGTAAGGaaagtattttatgaaaaaaacacTAACCAGCTATTCCAAAAGCTGTCAACTGGTTGAGAAAAATGAAGACTAACAACTATCAAAACTCATCAACAACACTGATAATCTTATCAAGTATTTATAtaagacaataataataaatatatttataacaaaatataaatatttaaaaagtacaaacaGAGTAGTGGCTGTTTGACTCTATTTATATGAGCTAttgagaaaatataaatcatGATACAGAAAGTAGATAATTTCATGGAGTTATCAGTGGGACTGGAGATTAACTAAATTGACATGAGGGGTTTTACAAGGGGAAAGAAATATCCGTAAACTTATATAGAGCTTATGACTGCAACACTgcataacaattttaaaagtattgaATTACTGTATTGTTTggagaattttataaaaatatattcaataagattgataaaaaagaaatataggggctggggttatggctcagcagtagagcgctcgcctcacatgtgcaaggccctgtgttcgatcctcagcaccacataaaaataaataaataaaataaagttatatatatatataaacatatatcgGATTAACACATCATAAAAAGGATGTTACTACTTGAATTTCCAACAACCAATGGACAAGTTAACAatgtctgttttcatttcttatatacTTAATATACTTTACTTAACATTCTTGGATTCAATGGCttatacttaattaaaaatttataggtATGTAGCTTatttcttaatttgaaaatacaaaactggaaaaataaaatacatggccCTCATAGAGCTAATATCCAAAAGCTAATAATGAATCCTAATTTTAAGAGTAGTTCAACAAATAAgtttatattatattgtatttctgaatttaaataaTGTGCAAAAAATTTTAGGAAAGTAAAATCTAAGTACaaaattctctttcctttaaaGGGAAAACTGGATCTTACTGTTTTCTAAGGTGCAGAGTGTAAGGTTTTCCATCAATTGAAAGGATATAAGTCACCTAGAATAAATCAAATCAATAAAGATAATTTAGTAAATcagaagtacataaaataaaaaagtattttttatcaGTCAATCAAAATGACTGATTCAACAgatttaaaattaacatatttcttagaatttattATATTAACTAGTCAGAATTTGGTAGCAATAAATTAAGGAACATTGTGATTAAAGTGTAGAGATGacttttggaaaacaaaatggattgcatttcagaaaaatataaaattttagcatGATTGATATTATAGAAATTGCTTATATCtagaaatatatgcattttaagtTAAGATAAATGAAACAGGACTGCAGGCTTACATTACACATCAAATACGGTGAACCAGTAagacatgtatactcagaaacaTTTAGCAactcttaaaacaaaaatctatgaGGAAAGAAGACCTGAGAGACTGTGCGAACAAGAAGCCAGTGAAGAATGGCACAGCTCCAGGGATAAGAGTCCTAAACTACTAGAAATTGAGTAATAGCAATCTTCATCATCCTAAAGGGATGCATTAGTATTCAGGAACAGAAGTAACTATGGAATTTGACTAACTGGACCATTTCCACAAATGCAGACAGACATCTTTCCTAGAAATGCTgcagttttcaaaagaaatcttCAATGTGAAGCTGGAACAGTCTGTaaacttggtaaaaaaaaaaaaaaactggacaaTGCAGCTTATAACAGGAAACACCTTGGAAGTAGGAGCACTTGAACTAAGCTATAAATAACCCATACCTGAGACAAATCTTATCCCATCACTTCCCTAGAAGTAATATAAGTGTCTTTGTCAAGTTTTAATTACTGCAACAAACACCTGAGATGATCAgtttaaggaaagaaaaggtttattttgactcacagttttagagatttcagtttATGGTAGGTTGGCTCATTGCTTTTAGGGTTGTGTCAAGGAAGAACATCATGTGTGAGGTAAAGGATGTTGCTCACCCAAGGCAGCCAGGAAGTAAATTGAAAAACAGGAAATACCCCTTTCCAATATCCCCTCCAAGGACACATACCTAATGACCTAACTTAGGCCCCACCTAGTTAAAGGTTTAAAGGTTCCAACACTTCCTAATAGAGTCAAAggctgggaaccaacagtttaacacatgggcctttagggGTTATTACAAATCTAACCTTTGCAGTAAGCTATCATAGCAGATCTAATGCATAATTCCAAACTGAATGCAAAACACAGAATGTGATGCTGTATTGAGTACAATGCCAATGgcaagtatacacacacacacacacacacacgcacacacacacactaaaaaaaaaagaaagaaaaacacacaacTGTTTAACCTCTGAAGAATGtatacaccaagaaaaaaaaaagcaaatctaacaaattgaagaaataactcctgaaaaacagcaaaatatgATCTTGGTGTAAGTATAGCTAATACTAtctaatattctttaaaaattaagattattaCATTCAAAGAATAGTTAAAAAGTAAGAGTGAGTATTACATTCAAAGAATAGGAGTGATAAGATGTaatgcaattttatttctaaaactttctAACATTTAATGAGTGCTTGTCATATTTATAGTATCATCCCAATAactatagatatttttaaaacgtTTTATCCTCAAAACCCCCATAATTTTCACCCTCAGAGATATAGATAAGTAACTCTCGGAAGATGACACATCTGATTATTAGGACTTGATAGACCATGTGCTTGACCACTGTATTTCACTGCTAGCTTATGAAGAATACCAGACAGTCTTACTGAGTGAAGAACAGACAATTATGGAAATGAACCAACTACAgatcaaaagaacaaaaacagtgtttttaatttttaagtaaaatattatcCTAAATAATAGACTGGATATATTTTAGGAATAAATTAATGATACTGACTATCAAAGCTAAGAAAGTTTCTGGAAATTAAATACAAagttatgtaaaatataaatgaattactccccaattaaaagacattgGTGGactagataaatttaaaaaaaaaactatatactaTCTACAAGAGATTCATTTTAGATCTAGTGACATTCATAGGCTAAAAATGAAAGTCTGAAAAAAGATATCCCATAAATATGGGAACTTAAAGATAACAGGAGTTCTTGAAGACTTCTAAAGATACAGGAGTGTTCACACTTTGACTTTAGATCAAAAACTGTCACAAGAGACAAAGAAGGGCAGTATATAACACAAAAAGAACAATTTACCAggaagacataataattataagtTTGACAAACAGTACAGCTTCCTAATATCTGAAGAAAACTGACAACTAAAAGATGAATAACGACACTACAGTAGTTAAAGATATACTTAACTTTCAGGTATGGATAAACACCCAGAAAGATCAATAAGGGAACAGAGATATTGAAGAGCAATATAAACCAATTTAACTTACAGATTCATACAGAGTTCTCCACCctataaaaatagaatactatCTTTTCAAGAACACATGGAGCCAGGTTTGGTGGagcactcttgtaatcccagagtctgagaaggttgaggcaggaggagggaaagttcaaagccagcctcagcaacttagcaaggccctaagcaacttaccaagatcctgtctcaaaataaaaataaataaataaataaatagggctggagatgtggctcagtgggtaaattcaatccctgagttcaatccctgcacgaacacacacacacacacacacacacacacacacacacacacacactctctctctcacacacaaagAACTCATGGAACATCCAAGACAGAGTAAAAACAAATAGACCagaaaactatctttaaaaaattacaagaataTTGAAATCATATAACACAGTTTTCCCTTCCTTATGGATTGAAATTAATATCAATCCAGcagaaagtaagaaaatatataactatgaaaattcaacaaattatttttaattttattttaatggagtATCATAATTATACAAAGTAATTGGATTCCTTTTAACAAAATCATATATACAAGGATTTTGATTTCaagctctttcttcttctcttccctccatCATTTTCCTTCTTCAACTCTATTAAACTTCCTGTCTTCTATACATAAAAGTGACATTCTCttaaacaatttatttcttaaacaacTAATGGATCAGATAAAACAAGCaagaatttagaaaatatctgcagataaatgaaaagaaaaatacaacataCCAACATGTATAAGACAGAATGAAAGCAGTAATAAAAGGGAATTTTATAGCAGGAAATGTTTACATTAAAAAACCCAACTTTACAACTcaagaaaatccaaaagaaaatcaaaacaaaaaattttaaaaatcaagagatattttctaaatatcaataaaattgataaattctttgcttgaaagaaaactacaaaacaaaccAGACTATTAAAATGAAGACAGGAATAAGAAAGGGAACACTACAACCGATACCACAGAAATCAAAAGGATTATACAAAAATATTAcgaataatcatatttttaaaaatagaataacaaaGGACAAATGGAAAATTGGATAGAAACATTGAAACTATCATGAATACTtcatgaaagtttttaaaaatgtgaacagcCCCAAATTTAATAAGAGAATtgaagacataattttaaaaaaaaatctctccccaaaaataaaaaattcccaaGACTAGGTGGCTAAATCATAAATTTCcaccaaaaatgtaaaaagaattaAACCAAACATCTTCAAATTCTtccaaacaacaaaagaaaaagaaacactccCAACTGAATCTAGGAGGCAGTGACACCAAAACCAAAGAGAGATTCAATGCAAAAAGAAATTGACAAGACTATTATCTCTAATGAAAATTGAcataaaaatcctcaacaaaatactagcaaatcaaattcaagagcactttaaaaatattatagaataatAAGATGAATTTATTCCTGGAAAGTAAGAatagttcaacatatgaaaatcaatcagTGTCATACATCACACTAacagaatgaagaataaaaactaCAGGATCATCTATCACCATTCACTCCTGCTGTCATAGCAAGACATCTCTGCTTCCAGGATGACACCTTGTTGCTACATTCTCTGGGAATCCCTGCTGTATCCTCATATGGAGGAAGGGATGAAAGGGAACAGAAGGGCTTGACTGAGAGAGCCCTTTTATAAGAGCACTTAaacccattcatgagggcagaatCTAAATAAGTCAGTCACAATTACATAGCAGGGTTCATACCTTCTAACGCTTAATACTGTTGCTTTGGGAATTCATTTTCAACAtgaatttcagaaggaaaaaaaaaaagtagtattcTACCCCGATGCCTCAGAATTCATGTTCTCCTCATACACAAAATCACATTGTTTCCATCCCAATAGCTCCAGTGACTTGTTCTAGAAATAACTCCACGTCTAAAATTCAGAGAATCATGTATCATTTAAGTAAGCTGTGGGTAAGATTCAAAGGTTTGTTTCATTCTGAGATAAACTGCCCTCTAATCATGAACTCATGAAATCAGACAAGTGATACGCTTCCAAAATAAAATTGCAGGCCAGCTATAAGATAGAAATCTAATTCCAAGACAGAGAAAGAGTCAAGGAAAAGGAGTAACATGTCTCAAGGGCAAACATGAAGTCTTAAGGCTTGAAAATAACCTCTGACTCCATGTGCAACATGCTAAGGTAGAGACTGGACACCCAACGCCGTAAATAGTTTGCCCTGGTGGTTTTGCTGGACACAGCACACCCAGCAGCTTTAGATGGAGAGAGTCAGATGCCAGTGGCTCTTCCAGGGTGGAATTTCACACACTGATGGCTTTGTAGTTCTGAAATCTCAGAGGGGGCACTACTATCAGGACTCCACCTGCATTACCCTAATGGGGATCCTGAAGAGATAC
Encoded here:
- the LOC114095811 gene encoding disintegrin and metalloproteinase domain-containing protein 18-like, whose amino-acid sequence is MFLLFALFAELGMLQASHDSEGIFLHLTVPQKISSNESEVSERKVTYILSIDGKPYTLHLRKHSFLSQNILVYTYSETGSLQSESSYVMMHCHYQGYVAESPHSVVTLSVCSGLRGFLQFENISYGIEPLESSARFEHIIYQVKNGNPDVLTFADNYSHIRQKDQLYKFHLSSQVTVVVLML